The following is a genomic window from Bosea sp. RAC05.
CTCCTCGACATTGGCCCAGTTGGTCGCGAGCAGGCAGGCGGCAAGGTGCCCACCCGCCGAGTGGCCACTCGCGACCACCGGCAGCGTGTAGCGCTGCCACAGGGCCGCGGCCGCCTGCTGCATCTCCCAGACGATATGGCCAACCTCGACCTGCGGGCAGAGATCATAGCCGACGACCGCCACGGGCACGCCGCGCCGGTTCAGCCCGCGCGCCATATGCGAAAAGAAGCTCCGGTCGAGCGCCTGCCAGTAGCCGCCATGGATGAACAGGACGATGGCGTTGCCGCGCATCGTCTCGGGCTTGAACAGGTCGTAGCGCTGGCGCTCGCTCTCGCCATAGGAAACGCCCAGCTCGCACAGGGCCTCGGCGCGATAGGCCTCGGCATCCCGGGCCCAACTCGCGATGATCTGCGGATGCTCCGGCACGCGGGCGCGGTTGTTGTACTGGATCTCGTAGTCGCCCGACATTCCCTCGCTCCGGCTCGCCCGATCTGCGGATGCAGCCCCCTTTCGGGAGCGCGTCACCCCCCGCTTGGCAGGTGTCG
Proteins encoded in this region:
- a CDS encoding alpha/beta hydrolase codes for the protein MSGDYEIQYNNRARVPEHPQIIASWARDAEAYRAEALCELGVSYGESERQRYDLFKPETMRGNAIVLFIHGGYWQALDRSFFSHMARGLNRRGVPVAVVGYDLCPQVEVGHIVWEMQQAAAALWQRYTLPVVASGHSAGGHLAACLLATNWANVEENLPEHLVPAAYGISGLYNLKPLTETSINGALNLSFEAAERESPLFWPAPSGLVMDAVVGGEESEEYFKQSRRIVDVWGLSGVRTRYEEIAGANHFTVIAGLADPENAMTRRIAELAGA